One genomic segment of Manis pentadactyla isolate mManPen7 chromosome 1, mManPen7.hap1, whole genome shotgun sequence includes these proteins:
- the PDXK gene encoding pyridoxal kinase isoform X2 yields the protein MRRSAQAACRGPEEERQVLGFEIDTVNSVQFSNHTGYAHWKGQVLNSDELHELYEGLKLNNVNKYDYVLTGYMRDKSFLAMVVDIVQELKQQNSRLVYVCDPVMGDKWDGEGSMYVPEDLLPVYREKVVPVADIITPNQFEAELLSGRKIHSQEEALAVMDMLHSMGPDTVVITSSDLPSPRGSDYLIALGSQRIWKPDGSMLTERIRMEMHKVDAVFVGTGDLFAAMLLAWTHKHPNNLKVACEKTVSAMYHVLQRTINCAKAQAGEGRRPSSAQLELRMVQSKKDIENPEIVVQATVL from the exons ATGCGGCGCAGCGCCCAGGCAGCCTGCCGGGGACCGGAGGAGGAGAGACAG GTCTTGGGGTTTGAGATTGACACGGTGAACTCTGTCCAGTTTTCAAACCACACAG GCTACGCACACTGGAAGGGTCAAGTGCTGAACTCTGATGAACTCCATGAGCTGTACGAGGGTCTGAAGCTGAACAATGTGAATAAATATGACTATGTGCTCACAG GTTACATGAGAGACAAGTCCTTCCTGGCCATGGTGGTGGACATCGTGCAGGAGCTGAAGCAGCAGAACTCCAGGCTCGTGTACG TGTGCGACCCAGTGATGGGGGACAAGTGGGACGGCGAAGGCTCCATG TATGTCCCCGAGGACCTCCTCCCAGTGTACAGAGAGAAGGTCGTGCCAGTTGCAGACATAATAACCCCCAACCAGTTCGAGGCTGA GTTACTGAGTGGCAGGAAGATCCACAGCCAGGAGGAAGCCTTAGCG GTGATGGACATGCTGCACTCGATGGGCCCCGACACGGTCGTCATCACCAGCTCTGACCTGCCCTCCCCGCGGGGCAGCGACTACCTGATTGCACTGGGCAGCCAGAGGATAT GGAAACCCGACGGGTCCATGCTGACAGAGCGTATCCGCATGGAGATGCACAAGGTGGATGCGGTCTTTGTGGGCACGGGGGACCTCTTTGCTGCCATGCTGCTGGCGTGGACTCACAAGCACCCCAATAATCTCAAG GTGGCTTGTGAGAAGACCGTGTCGGCTATGTACCACGTTCTGCAGCGGACCATCAACTGTGCAAAAG CCCAGGCTGGGGAAGGGCGGAGGCCCAGCTCGGCGCAGCTGGAGCTGCGGATGGTCCAGAGCAAAAAGGACATCGAGAACCCCGAGATCGTCGTCCAGGCCACGGTGCTCTGA
- the PDXK gene encoding pyridoxal kinase isoform X1, with amino-acid sequence MEEECRVLSIQSHVVRGYVGNRAATFPLQVLGFEIDTVNSVQFSNHTGYAHWKGQVLNSDELHELYEGLKLNNVNKYDYVLTGYMRDKSFLAMVVDIVQELKQQNSRLVYVCDPVMGDKWDGEGSMYVPEDLLPVYREKVVPVADIITPNQFEAELLSGRKIHSQEEALAVMDMLHSMGPDTVVITSSDLPSPRGSDYLIALGSQRIWKPDGSMLTERIRMEMHKVDAVFVGTGDLFAAMLLAWTHKHPNNLKVACEKTVSAMYHVLQRTINCAKAQAGEGRRPSSAQLELRMVQSKKDIENPEIVVQATVL; translated from the exons GTCTTGGGGTTTGAGATTGACACGGTGAACTCTGTCCAGTTTTCAAACCACACAG GCTACGCACACTGGAAGGGTCAAGTGCTGAACTCTGATGAACTCCATGAGCTGTACGAGGGTCTGAAGCTGAACAATGTGAATAAATATGACTATGTGCTCACAG GTTACATGAGAGACAAGTCCTTCCTGGCCATGGTGGTGGACATCGTGCAGGAGCTGAAGCAGCAGAACTCCAGGCTCGTGTACG TGTGCGACCCAGTGATGGGGGACAAGTGGGACGGCGAAGGCTCCATG TATGTCCCCGAGGACCTCCTCCCAGTGTACAGAGAGAAGGTCGTGCCAGTTGCAGACATAATAACCCCCAACCAGTTCGAGGCTGA GTTACTGAGTGGCAGGAAGATCCACAGCCAGGAGGAAGCCTTAGCG GTGATGGACATGCTGCACTCGATGGGCCCCGACACGGTCGTCATCACCAGCTCTGACCTGCCCTCCCCGCGGGGCAGCGACTACCTGATTGCACTGGGCAGCCAGAGGATAT GGAAACCCGACGGGTCCATGCTGACAGAGCGTATCCGCATGGAGATGCACAAGGTGGATGCGGTCTTTGTGGGCACGGGGGACCTCTTTGCTGCCATGCTGCTGGCGTGGACTCACAAGCACCCCAATAATCTCAAG GTGGCTTGTGAGAAGACCGTGTCGGCTATGTACCACGTTCTGCAGCGGACCATCAACTGTGCAAAAG CCCAGGCTGGGGAAGGGCGGAGGCCCAGCTCGGCGCAGCTGGAGCTGCGGATGGTCCAGAGCAAAAAGGACATCGAGAACCCCGAGATCGTCGTCCAGGCCACGGTGCTCTGA